A DNA window from Anastrepha ludens isolate Willacy chromosome 6, idAnaLude1.1, whole genome shotgun sequence contains the following coding sequences:
- the LOC128867957 gene encoding uncharacterized protein LOC128867957: protein MPEKKIKFLFVRKMKISSIAFAIHVTILANLFAWSAAKQPPDSCRSLENTIWVHLCRGTVSQEIKIKYKDQLTSIGTPFKVLSLSLDRNSLMVSFFTSKIQNCAVVKINANMSMVCNGINATPKQQMVYCFNFNLQYVSDLIKLCYDQEDNLSMAPRNMKFGVLHYSHIPPLQSVQVRFDGRNKYILLLISAVLGRAM, encoded by the coding sequence TATAGCGTTCGCAATTCACGTTACAATTCTCGCGAATCTCTTTGCTTGGAGTGCTGCCAAACAGCCACCCGATAGCTGCAGATCTTTGGAAAATACCATTTGGGTGCATTTGTGCAGGGGAACTGTATCGCAGGAGattaaaatcaaatacaaaGATCAGCTAACCAGTATTGGAACGCCATTCAAAGTTTTGTCTCTTTCCCTAGATAGAAACTCACTTATGGTGAGTTTCTTTACttccaaaatacaaaattgtgcCGTCGTAAAGATAAATGCAAATATGAGTATGGTGTGCAATGGTATCAATGCTACTCCAAAACAACAAATGGTCTACTGTTTCAACTTCAATCTGCAATATGTTAGTGATTTAATCAAATTGTGTTACGACCAGGAGGATAATTTATCAATGGCCCCGCGGAACATGAAATTCGGGGTATTACATTACAGTCATATACCACCTCTACAATCGGTGCAAGTGCGTTTCGATgggagaaataaatatattttgcttcTAATCTCAGCCGTGTTAGGCAGAgcgatgtaa